The proteins below come from a single Flavobacterium lindanitolerans genomic window:
- a CDS encoding alpha/beta hydrolase, producing the protein MISQRQKKLFGIVVIMSTALLFSCGEELSIDEPGNLVPKTVTQDTSLPTIYANGAWLHSEAFGPEDGTMIIAIHGGPGGDYRYLLNCKDLTDSGYRVVFYDQRGSGLSERFPKRSYISLKQGAIDLMYDELTAVISHYRKSPNQKVILFGHSWGAILASGYLGKYPDMAQGLILCEPGGLKWKEIEDYIKESRSFKYWGEILNDATYLDQFITGKEDQHEILDYKMAMMASRNDITGEGDFDPSSNWRSGAVIMDALFSIGEAYKIDFSEGLENYTTPSLFFYSGRNRAYHDSWAQKITSHYTNIQVVKVSGVGHDGIVTNTQAWNEQTKPAIINYINSL; encoded by the coding sequence ATGATAAGTCAGAGACAAAAAAAACTATTTGGTATTGTGGTTATAATGAGCACCGCCCTACTGTTTTCGTGTGGAGAAGAACTTTCAATTGATGAACCTGGAAATCTGGTTCCTAAAACAGTAACCCAAGACACATCTTTACCTACCATCTATGCTAATGGGGCATGGCTTCATTCCGAAGCTTTCGGCCCTGAAGATGGCACTATGATTATTGCCATTCATGGGGGGCCGGGAGGAGATTACCGCTATCTCCTTAACTGCAAAGATTTGACAGACAGCGGCTATAGGGTTGTATTCTATGACCAACGAGGTTCCGGTCTGTCTGAAAGGTTTCCGAAGCGGTCCTACATTTCACTCAAACAAGGTGCAATCGATTTGATGTATGATGAGCTGACGGCTGTTATTTCCCATTACCGCAAAAGTCCTAACCAGAAGGTAATTCTGTTTGGGCATTCCTGGGGAGCAATTCTGGCATCAGGTTATCTAGGAAAATATCCTGACATGGCGCAAGGACTTATTCTTTGCGAACCCGGAGGACTCAAATGGAAAGAAATTGAAGATTACATCAAGGAATCAAGGTCATTTAAATATTGGGGCGAGATTTTGAATGATGCGACCTATCTTGACCAGTTTATTACAGGCAAGGAAGACCAGCATGAAATACTCGATTATAAGATGGCAATGATGGCTTCCAGAAATGATATTACCGGTGAAGGCGATTTTGACCCAAGTTCTAATTGGAGAAGCGGAGCCGTCATTATGGATGCTCTTTTTAGCATTGGAGAGGCCTATAAAATTGATTTTTCAGAAGGTCTTGAAAATTATACCACTCCTTCACTTTTCTTTTACAGCGGAAGAAACAGGGCCTATCACGATTCCTGGGCACAAAAAATAACAAGCCATTATACTAACATACAAGTTGTGAAAGTAAGCGGGGTGGGACATGACGGTATTGTAACCAACACACAGGCCTGGAACGAACAGACAAAACCTGCAATTATAAACTACATCAACAGCCTTTAA
- a CDS encoding DUF808 domain-containing protein, whose translation MASGIFAVLDDIALLMDDVAMTTKLATKKTAGILGDDLAVNAEKATGFLASREIPVLWAITKGSLLNKVIIVPIALLLNAFLPLAIIIILMFGGAFLAYEGVEKIVEYLFHRKTASHDAPAVEEVRNDRDAEKTKVRSAITTDFILSVEIVIIALGSVLTEPLTVQIITVSAVALIATVGVYGIVTLIVRMDDAGYNLIRRSKEKSFLFLIGTLLVKSLPLIIKGLAVVGTVALILVAGGIFVHNVHFLHELFPSIPSIVKEFGIGLVVGIIVVVLVTVIKKIFGKKASA comes from the coding sequence ATGGCTTCAGGTATTTTTGCCGTTTTAGATGATATTGCGCTACTCATGGATGATGTAGCGATGACTACAAAGTTAGCAACCAAGAAAACTGCCGGGATTTTAGGTGATGATTTGGCAGTGAATGCAGAAAAGGCAACCGGTTTTTTGGCTTCCAGAGAAATCCCTGTTCTTTGGGCAATTACTAAAGGTTCGCTGCTTAATAAGGTAATTATTGTGCCTATAGCTTTGCTGTTAAATGCCTTTCTTCCGCTGGCTATTATAATTATCCTGATGTTTGGTGGAGCTTTTCTGGCCTATGAAGGAGTAGAGAAAATTGTTGAATATCTTTTTCACAGAAAAACGGCCAGTCATGATGCGCCTGCAGTTGAAGAAGTTCGAAATGATAGGGATGCGGAAAAAACAAAAGTCAGGTCGGCTATCACCACAGATTTTATACTTTCGGTCGAAATCGTAATCATTGCTTTGGGAAGCGTATTAACAGAACCCTTGACGGTACAGATAATTACGGTTTCAGCCGTGGCACTCATAGCCACGGTGGGTGTTTATGGTATTGTGACACTAATTGTTCGTATGGATGATGCAGGTTACAATTTGATTAGGCGTTCAAAAGAAAAATCTTTTCTGTTTTTAATAGGGACATTGCTGGTGAAATCATTGCCTTTGATTATAAAAGGATTGGCAGTAGTAGGTACTGTTGCCCTAATTTTGGTTGCCGGAGGAATTTTTGTGCATAACGTACATTTCCTTCATGAATTATTTCCTTCCATACCTTCAATAGTTAAAGAATTTGGTATTGGTCTGGTTGTTGGAATTATAGTAGTTGTTTTGGTAACTGTAATAAAAAAAATATTCGGTAAGAAAGCATCTGCTTAA
- a CDS encoding SRPBCC family protein, with translation MKQEDFTTSFTVDATPRKVFDAINNVRGWWSENIEGPTDKLNGEFSYHYMDVHRCRIRVTEMQPDTKIVWHVLDNHFKFTKDKSEWKDTYVIFEITEKNGRTEMKFTHQGLVPTYECYQVCHDAWTYYIQESLKMLVETGKGQPTPKETESATVTKQNNNPSDTKSIYHKLLIKSPLEKVYQALTTQEGLAGWWTPDTIAKPEVGSILKFGFGPEYFKQMEVLELKPYSFIKWKCIKAFEDWIGTTLTFELEAHQKGCTLLFHHDGWEAYTPEMASCSFDWALFFRSLKFLCETGKGFPYPDFDK, from the coding sequence ATGAAACAAGAAGATTTTACAACCTCTTTTACCGTGGACGCTACGCCGCGAAAAGTATTTGATGCCATCAACAATGTACGCGGATGGTGGTCCGAAAACATAGAAGGCCCAACAGACAAACTTAACGGCGAGTTTTCCTATCATTATATGGATGTTCACCGCTGCAGGATAAGAGTAACGGAAATGCAGCCCGATACTAAAATAGTCTGGCATGTACTTGACAACCATTTTAAGTTTACCAAAGACAAAAGCGAATGGAAAGATACTTATGTGATTTTTGAAATTACTGAAAAAAATGGCCGGACGGAGATGAAATTCACACATCAGGGGTTAGTTCCAACCTATGAATGTTATCAGGTATGCCACGATGCATGGACCTACTACATACAGGAAAGCCTGAAAATGCTTGTCGAAACAGGCAAAGGTCAGCCAACACCAAAAGAAACGGAATCGGCAACTGTAACCAAACAAAACAACAACCCATCCGATACAAAAAGCATCTACCACAAATTACTGATTAAATCACCTTTAGAAAAAGTATATCAGGCGCTAACCACACAGGAAGGATTAGCCGGATGGTGGACGCCAGACACTATTGCAAAACCTGAAGTGGGCAGTATTTTGAAATTTGGATTTGGTCCGGAGTATTTCAAACAAATGGAAGTTTTAGAGTTAAAACCGTACAGCTTTATAAAATGGAAGTGTATCAAAGCTTTTGAAGACTGGATTGGCACCACGCTCACTTTTGAATTGGAAGCCCATCAAAAAGGCTGCACTCTATTGTTTCATCATGATGGTTGGGAAGCCTATACACCGGAAATGGCGTCGTGTAGTTTTGATTGGGCACTTTTCTTTAGAAGCCTGAAGTTTCTTTGTGAAACAGGCAAAGGATTTCCTTATCCCGATTTTGATAAATAA
- a CDS encoding GlxA family transcriptional regulator — MKHLTILVPDAQAGPNTLSCIIGAYHIFTEANNYYIRQHKDPVFTIEMAGVSEQSNFVNGLLAVMPQKGINSITKTDLIIIPAILAAFKKVEGGNVLLVDWILEQYKKGAEVASMCTGAYILASTGLLDKKSCSIHWNAAANFKQLFPKVNLKAEKLITDEQGIYTNGGGYSFLNLIIYLVEKYYDRQTAIYCSKVFQIDIDRQAQSDFVIFNGQKTHGDEVVVKAQEYIEKNFTEKISIEELSKKFTVGRRNFDRRFIKATGNTPVEYLQRVKIESAKKELETSRKTINEIMYEVGYADVKAFREVFRKITGLSPLEYKNKYNRTVAATLL, encoded by the coding sequence ATGAAACACCTTACCATATTAGTGCCCGATGCCCAGGCCGGACCCAACACGCTGTCGTGTATTATTGGTGCCTATCATATTTTTACGGAAGCCAATAATTATTATATCCGGCAACATAAAGACCCGGTATTTACTATTGAAATGGCGGGTGTTTCAGAACAATCTAATTTTGTAAATGGTTTGCTTGCCGTTATGCCACAAAAAGGAATAAATTCCATTACCAAAACAGACCTGATTATTATTCCTGCAATACTGGCTGCTTTTAAAAAAGTAGAAGGAGGGAATGTTCTTCTGGTGGATTGGATATTGGAGCAGTACAAAAAAGGTGCTGAGGTAGCGAGCATGTGTACCGGAGCCTATATTTTGGCTTCGACAGGTCTGTTAGATAAGAAAAGCTGTTCCATTCACTGGAATGCGGCTGCGAATTTTAAACAGTTGTTCCCGAAGGTAAACCTGAAAGCTGAAAAACTCATTACAGATGAACAGGGAATTTATACCAACGGCGGCGGTTATTCATTCCTGAATCTTATTATCTATCTGGTTGAAAAATATTATGACAGGCAAACAGCCATTTATTGTTCCAAGGTTTTTCAAATCGATATTGACAGGCAGGCACAATCTGACTTTGTGATTTTTAACGGGCAGAAAACGCATGGGGATGAAGTAGTTGTAAAAGCACAGGAATATATTGAAAAGAACTTCACGGAGAAAATATCGATAGAAGAACTTTCGAAGAAATTCACCGTAGGGCGAAGAAATTTTGACCGCAGATTTATAAAAGCAACGGGCAATACGCCGGTTGAATACCTGCAAAGAGTAAAAATCGAATCGGCAAAAAAAGAACTCGAAACTTCCCGTAAAACAATCAATGAAATAATGTATGAGGTTGGTTATGCCGATGTAAAGGCTTTTCGCGAGGTGTTTCGGAAAATTACAGGTTTGTCGCCACTGGAATATAAAAACAAATACAACAGGACAGTTGCTGCTACATTACTCTAA
- a CDS encoding nitroreductase family protein, whose protein sequence is MSFLDLAKSRYTTKSYNPNKRISEETIAELKEILSLSPSSINSQPWKFIFISDEKLKSELAGVSYFNQQKINDASHLVVFSVIDDIQLFENQIRQNLPEGSVNYYNQFLKPKPESEIKSWLEHQVYLSLGFFLSACASMDIDSSPMEGIKNEEYDKILQLDGYKSLFAVAIGYRNPEDFNQPSVKAKSRLSLEQTIQSF, encoded by the coding sequence ATGAGCTTCTTAGACCTTGCAAAAAGCAGATACACTACAAAAAGCTACAATCCGAATAAAAGGATTTCAGAAGAAACCATTGCAGAACTAAAAGAGATTTTAAGCCTGAGCCCTTCTTCTATTAACAGCCAGCCCTGGAAATTTATTTTTATTTCCGATGAGAAACTAAAAAGCGAACTGGCCGGCGTTTCTTATTTTAACCAGCAAAAAATCAATGACGCAAGCCATCTGGTTGTTTTCAGCGTAATTGATGACATTCAGTTATTTGAAAATCAAATCAGGCAAAATTTACCTGAAGGTTCGGTAAATTATTACAACCAATTTCTAAAGCCAAAACCGGAATCTGAAATCAAATCGTGGCTGGAACATCAGGTTTATTTGTCACTCGGTTTTTTCCTTTCGGCTTGTGCGAGTATGGATATTGATAGTTCACCTATGGAAGGCATAAAAAATGAAGAATACGACAAAATATTGCAATTAGATGGCTATAAATCGTTATTTGCTGTTGCCATTGGTTACAGAAATCCGGAAGATTTCAACCAGCCTTCGGTTAAAGCCAAGTCGCGTTTATCTCTGGAACAGACAATACAATCTTTTTAA
- a CDS encoding winged helix-turn-helix transcriptional regulator, whose product MYCIDDKKYPCTTSLTMKYIGGKWKAVILIHLIRKLRYSELRKELPMVTERTISLQLKELEEDGLIKRTVHASKPPLKVEYELTEFGTTLIPLLQAISEWGRETAKNNKRVDFVE is encoded by the coding sequence ATGTATTGCATAGACGACAAAAAATATCCCTGCACTACCAGCCTTACCATGAAATATATTGGTGGGAAATGGAAAGCGGTCATTCTTATTCATTTGATTCGGAAATTACGCTATAGCGAATTGCGAAAAGAACTGCCAATGGTTACGGAACGTACCATCAGTCTCCAATTAAAGGAACTGGAAGAAGACGGCTTAATTAAGCGCACCGTTCATGCCAGCAAGCCACCATTAAAAGTAGAGTACGAGCTGACAGAATTTGGAACAACACTAATCCCTTTACTCCAGGCTATTTCTGAATGGGGAAGGGAAACCGCAAAGAATAATAAGCGGGTTGATTTCGTGGAATAA
- a CDS encoding OmpA family protein yields MKKGILLFALTSMIFSCNKKSEGDQNTEAETEQVSEKNNQPETEKKFNIEDIAFSNASIGDFPFFTLPQGLTQQNKPLEKKFDVCYFPIDGIMTPFEGRLYKANITSKAGEEFSQRYFEKSLEDYLTSVGAVKVFDGKISSEEYDRYNKQDPNKGDEGDIGYADEQIKFYIIRTKDKGNIYVQFSANNAAGKLNILQEEAFKQTITKVTADEIAKDLAEKGKSILYINFDVDKSTILPDGKEIVKEIAGALKEKSSLKIAIEGHTDNSGNAAHNKKLSDDRAKAVLSALTAQGIDQSRLSAKGFGAERPLVPNDSEDKKAKNRRVELVKIK; encoded by the coding sequence ATGAAAAAAGGAATTCTTTTATTCGCATTAACATCAATGATATTCTCGTGCAACAAGAAATCTGAAGGCGACCAGAATACGGAAGCAGAAACAGAGCAAGTTTCTGAAAAAAACAACCAACCGGAGACAGAAAAAAAATTCAATATTGAAGATATCGCTTTTTCGAATGCCAGCATAGGCGATTTCCCATTTTTCACTCTACCACAAGGACTAACGCAGCAAAACAAACCATTGGAAAAAAAATTCGATGTTTGTTATTTCCCTATTGACGGCATAATGACTCCATTTGAAGGCAGACTCTACAAAGCTAATATAACTTCTAAGGCGGGCGAAGAATTTTCACAGCGGTATTTCGAAAAGAGTCTTGAAGATTATCTTACTTCAGTGGGAGCAGTAAAGGTTTTTGATGGAAAAATTTCTTCAGAAGAATATGACCGATACAACAAACAGGATCCTAATAAAGGCGATGAAGGGGATATTGGTTATGCAGACGAACAGATTAAATTTTACATTATCCGTACAAAAGATAAAGGAAATATTTATGTTCAGTTTTCTGCCAATAATGCTGCCGGAAAGCTTAATATTCTTCAGGAAGAAGCATTCAAACAAACCATAACAAAGGTTACAGCAGATGAAATAGCAAAAGATTTAGCAGAAAAAGGCAAATCAATCTTATACATTAATTTTGATGTAGATAAATCTACCATTTTACCTGACGGTAAGGAAATCGTAAAAGAAATAGCAGGAGCATTAAAGGAAAAATCTTCTTTAAAAATTGCCATAGAAGGACATACTGATAATTCAGGTAATGCCGCTCACAATAAAAAATTGTCCGATGATCGTGCTAAAGCTGTATTGTCTGCCTTAACAGCACAGGGAATTGACCAATCAAGACTTTCAGCTAAAGGTTTTGGGGCAGAACGTCCGTTAGTTCCAAACGATTCAGAGGATAAAAAAGCCAAAAACCGAAGAGTAGAACTGGTTAAGATAAAGTGA
- a CDS encoding Hsp20/alpha crystallin family protein, which yields MNLIKRNGNHTPGFHRSFFDDIFGRELFNWENNNFSTTSTTLPSVNIKETKDTYEVEVAAPGLEKNDFKVTLDGNLLTISSEKENKQVSEQQNFTRREFSYQSFQRSFELPKNVVDEENISARYENGLLLLSIPKKEEAKQKPPRMIEIQ from the coding sequence ATGAATCTTATCAAAAGAAACGGAAATCATACACCAGGTTTCCACCGTTCGTTTTTTGATGACATTTTTGGCCGTGAGCTTTTCAATTGGGAAAACAACAATTTTTCTACCACAAGCACAACGTTGCCATCTGTAAACATCAAAGAAACCAAAGACACTTATGAAGTGGAAGTCGCCGCTCCGGGACTGGAAAAAAACGACTTCAAAGTCACTCTTGACGGCAATTTGCTTACTATTTCTTCAGAAAAAGAAAATAAGCAGGTAAGTGAGCAACAAAATTTCACACGCAGGGAATTCAGCTACCAATCATTTCAACGCAGTTTTGAATTACCAAAAAATGTGGTTGATGAAGAAAACATCAGCGCCCGATATGAAAACGGGCTCTTGCTGCTATCTATTCCAAAAAAGGAAGAAGCTAAACAGAAGCCTCCAAGAATGATTGAAATCCAATAA
- a CDS encoding PP2C family protein-serine/threonine phosphatase: MKVQQLTGTGKRESNQDFICINRLESGASFFLIADGMGGYDRGDEAAKIVSENIFTFLNYVDNINEQNIQQAVQKANLAIKQFNVKNNIKSGATIGGIIVEKNISHIFWIGDVMVYQINKDKVLFQTKSHTLINSLLESNSIKEEKSLERYKHIVTRSITGKPSESSIGYQSIEFSEEDSFIICSDGVHNNISIEQILVYTCQENGLQKLERQFLKEAQDNFTIITIQDIDDFSLLKDK, from the coding sequence ATGAAAGTACAACAGCTGACAGGAACAGGAAAAAGAGAAAGTAATCAAGATTTTATCTGTATAAACAGATTAGAGTCTGGTGCCTCTTTTTTTCTTATTGCTGACGGTATGGGTGGTTATGATAGAGGAGACGAAGCCGCAAAGATTGTTTCTGAGAACATCTTTACATTCCTCAATTATGTTGACAACATCAATGAGCAAAATATACAACAAGCTGTTCAAAAAGCGAATTTGGCTATTAAACAATTCAACGTTAAAAATAATATTAAATCTGGTGCGACGATAGGCGGTATTATTGTAGAGAAAAATATCTCACATATTTTTTGGATTGGAGACGTAATGGTTTACCAAATAAATAAGGATAAAGTTTTGTTTCAGACAAAAAGCCATACACTGATTAATAGTCTTTTAGAATCCAATAGTATAAAAGAAGAGAAATCTTTAGAGCGATATAAGCATATCGTAACCCGATCTATAACAGGAAAACCTTCTGAATCCAGTATCGGATATCAATCTATTGAATTTTCAGAAGAAGACTCGTTTATTATTTGTTCGGATGGTGTTCATAATAATATTTCGATAGAGCAGATTCTTGTATATACTTGTCAAGAAAATGGCTTACAAAAACTAGAAAGACAGTTCTTGAAGGAAGCACAAGACAACTTTACAATTATCACCATACAAGATATTGATGACTTTTCTTTGTTAAAAGACAAATAA